The region GCCGATCGCTCCATGGCCACCTCAGCCGGTGGAGGAACTGCCAGAAGTACCGCACTCTGCTGACCAAGCTTCCAATGGGCTTTCGCAAGCTCGGCAACTTCATGGGCGGTCTCAACCTGTGCACCCACACTCATTCCACTGCTCAGAGAGAAGAAAGCTGGAAAATCTTGCGTTTTATATCCGATCACAGGCACACCATTCGTCTCCAGCACCTCGAGGGTCGCTGGGATATCCAGGATGGCCTTCGCGCCGGCACACACCACCACCAGCTGAGACCGGGCTAGCTGTTGAAGATCAGCAGAAATATCAAAGGGTGCTTGCCTATGCACACCACCGATTCCCCCGGTGGCGAAAACCTTAATTCCCACTGCCTGAGCGATTGCCAGGGTGCCTGCAACAGTCGTCCCACCCCATTTATGGCTGGTGACCACAAATGCAATATCCCTGCTGCTAACCTTGAGGATATCTTTCCCCTGTGCTAATTGATCCAGTTGATTGGGTTCTAGACCAACGCATATCCTTCCATCCAGGATGGCTATCGTCGCCGGTAAACATCCAGCAGCACGGATTTCTGTTTCCAGGCTCCTGGCGAGATCCAGGTTCTCAGGGAACGGCAATCCATGGGTGATCACGGTCGATTCGAGGGCGACAATAGGCTTTCCATCCTTTAGAGCCAGGGATATTTCCGGGTGGATATTGAAATATTCCTTAATGAAGCTGGTCATAAAGCCTCTCTAAAGATAGGTCAGGGAAGACTGCCCCGCGATAAGCCATGGTCAAGGATTCAGCGGCCACCCCCAACCGGACGGCGTCATCGATGGGCATCTCATTAAGCAGGCCGAACAAAACAGCTGCGGTGAGTGCATCTCCTGCACCAGTCGTATCAATGATATCTGTATTCACCGGAGGCACATATCCACTTGTCTCAGATGTTGCATAACATACACCGGCTCCATCCATGGTTACAATCGCGATCTCAACTCCATTACTTACCAGGCACTTGGCTGCATTGATGGCTTCACGGCGAGTGGTTGGTTCAGATTTCCGATCACAAAGGAAGGCCGCCTCTCTGAAATTTGGAACCACCATGTACATCCTGGATAAGTAAGGGATCAGTTTACCTGCCAAATGCTGTGAGGTTGGATCAGCACACACCGGCAACTTTAACCTCCTGGAAATCGACATGATGGTGCGGGTGGATTCCTTGGAGAGGTTAGTATCGATAAAAACCATCGAGGCTTGCTCAAACAGATGCTCCTGGTTGTGGATATAGCTTGGCGAAAGCTCAGCCAGCAACCTCATATCATCCAGGCCGTACTCAAGCTTGCCAGCTTCATTAACGACCGCCAGGTAGGATCCTGTAGGAAAGTCAGATGAGCGTAAGACTGCCTCCACATTCGCCCCCACGTCTATCATTTCTCTGATCAGTCGATCGCCCGTATCATCCTCCCCCACGACGGTCATCAGGGTGACAGGTGTGCCTAAACGAAGCAGGTTTTCTGCCACATTGCGGGCAGTCCCGCCAAATGAATGGCGGATTTGGGCAGGATTGGACGTATGGGGTATGAGCTTACTTTTGATCTTCCCAACCATATCCCAACCAGCAGCGCCAATTACCAGAATTGGCATTTCTGAGGAAGTGGTGTGGTCATCCAGCATCGTTGTTTCTCACATAGGAATTGCATGGATATTGTACCGGAAATTTTATTATTTTGTATCTCCTGAACAACACGATAATTTGGAATACTTTATGCATCAATCTTAAGCTGCATACGGAAGAGATATCTATAATAAAAAATACTAATAGGAATCTCAACAACCAGTCATGCATAATATTGATAAAATTACCCTTTGGAACCTATCGGAGGTAAAAAATGACCAACTTTCCGGGTAAGGGCAGGGTAGCCCTGATTAAAACTACCCCTGAAACAATTTTTGATGACATCGAGCGCTTGATGAAATTAGCGGGTTTCGAGCAAGCCCTGCCGGATACACAACGGACTGGCTTGAAGATAAACATCTCCTGGCAAACCTGGTACCCGGCATGCTCCTCCACACCCTGGCAAATCGAGGGGGTGATACGGGCGTTGAATCATGCTGGTTATGAAGACCTGGTCGGTGTTCACAATGACACTGTGGTAGTCAATACTGCCAATGCTGAAGTGAACAATAAACATAAGCTGATCACTGAAAAATATAACGTGCCGTGCATCTATACCTACGACCTCTCCGTCAGGTGGGTTGAATACCGGCCTAAAACGCCGTTCCTGGTTTTGGATAAGATTTTCCCGGAGGGGCTGTTCATTCCCGAACCGATGATCGGGATGAATATCATCCACTTGCCGACTGTTAAAACTCACGTGTTTACCACCATTACCGGTGCAATGAAAAATGCATTTGGTGGACTGCTGGGCCGTAATCGTCATTACACGCATGGCCTGATCCACCAAACCCTCGTCGACCTGCTGCAGATCCAACAGGATATCCACCCAGGGATTTTTGCCGTGATGGATGGCACCTTCTCCGGAGATGGACCCGGCCCACGTGCCATGCGCTGGCACGAAACGGATGTGCTTCTCGCTTCTGCAGACCAGGTCGCTATCGATGCCGTGAGTGCCAAACTTCAAGGTTTTGACCCGCTGAGCCTCCCATTCATTCGGATTGCCCATGAAAAAGGGATGGGGGTGGGTGATCCACGCCAGATCGAGATTGTCGGGGAACCAGAAATCGCCGCCACGAGCTGGGGTTTCATCCAGGAAGATACCTTTGCCAGTCGCGGCCAGAAAATGATCTATCATGGCTGGCTGCACTCCTTTGAAAAACCATTGCTGCGTAGCCCCCTGGTGCCCTGGGCATATTTTGCGAGTAATTTCTATCACAACGTTTACTGGTATCCATTTGTCGGGCGCAGGCGTGTGCAGGCTGCCTTGCAGACCAAGTGGGGGAAACTGTTCCAATCATATGGCGATGGCAGCGTGGTTATGCCCGGGATGGAGCCCAAGACTGTCATTCAGGCGGGTGTAGCCATTGGTGTAGCTACTTCAATCCTGGCAGGGCTATTGGTTAATTTCCTACGCGGGAAAAAACGCAGATAATTGGGTAAATAACTCAAGTAAACAACCATGACCGAACCAGAATTGGTGAAGGCTGAATTTCACTGCCATACTGGACAATCGAAAGATTCACTTGTCACCCTAGACAAGCTGATTGCAACATGCCACAAGAAAGGTATCCAACGATTAGCCGTCACAGATCATAACTCGCTTGATGGCGCGCTACATGCCCAACAGCTAGATCCTGCGTTGATCATTGTTGGTGAGGAGATAATGACCCTCCAGGGTGAGCTGCTGGGATACTTCCTGCAAGAAGCGATACCGGCTGGCTTATCTGCCCAGGAGGCGATTGAACGGCTTCGGTCACAACGAGCCTTCATATCAGTGTCTCACCCGTTTGACACGTTGCGAGCCGGACACTGGAAAATTGAGGATTTGACAGAGATTGCCTCACGTGTGGATGCTATCGAGGTTTTCAACTCTCGCTGCATGGATAGTAAGGCTAATACCCAGGCTGCTGAATTTGCAAAACACCATAACTTACCTGGCACAGTTGGCTCAGATTCGCATACCCTGAGGGAAGTGGGAAAATCTTCACTGATCTTGCCCCAATTTGATGATACATACAGTTTAAAGTTAGCTTTGAAGGAAGCACAATTTGAAGTTAACTTATCCAGCCCCTGGGTTCATTTTTCGTCAAGCTATGCAAGGTGGTATAAAAAGCGACGGTTAAGATCGAAAAAAAGCCAACCCACCACCTGAAATGCTATTTTCACTGCATAGAGTGCAGCATCGTAATCAACAGATATAAAAACTTCGTTTACCCGTCAGCAAGCACCACAGACACATCGATATGCTGCGTCGGATTTCCTTGGGTGATTACCGGGACTTTATCATTGTTCGTATAAAGTAATTTACCAGTTTCGTCTTCTATCTTTATAGTAATGCTGTACGTATGTTCTTCGTTGATCCTGCCGGGGTCGTATACCACTACAAATGGCATCGGGATTTCTTCTCCCTCACCCTTGATTACCTCCTCGGCGATCTTTTTACCGGGTGATCCAGATTTGGTTGTATCAACCAGCAGGACACTGATGATAGCCCCCGCCGGGAGTGTCATGCGGTGAGAATGGTCAATGATCCCGGTGACGGCAGATTTGTGCGCTGTTTTATCACACCCAGACAAGAGAATAGATACTATTAGCAATAGGATCAAAAAAAACTTGTTCACGAACTCACACCTCTCTACTGCCAAAAGAATGCATTTATGCAGTCTGGGACGATGAAGGGTACCATTTCTACCCTATCACGTTGCAAGAAATTAGCCTGATTTCTAGTGCAGGGGCTGCTGAGATTTAGTAACAAGTTATAAATTTTGACTGCTGGGGAGTTATAGATTAGGTAAACGCAAAGGACTTATAATCTACTGATAACACCATGATATCGGCTCAAATTTTGCGCGATTCTTCAAAAAACGTTAATCAATTAATATAATC is a window of Anaerolineales bacterium DNA encoding:
- a CDS encoding pseudouridine-5-phosphate glycosidase, which codes for MTSFIKEYFNIHPEISLALKDGKPIVALESTVITHGLPFPENLDLARSLETEIRAAGCLPATIAILDGRICVGLEPNQLDQLAQGKDILKVSSRDIAFVVTSHKWGGTTVAGTLAIAQAVGIKVFATGGIGGVHRQAPFDISADLQQLARSQLVVVCAGAKAILDIPATLEVLETNGVPVIGYKTQDFPAFFSLSSGMSVGAQVETAHEVAELAKAHWKLGQQSAVLLAVPPPAEVAMERSAVEAFIDIALGEAQQQGIHGQAVTPFLLSRVSELTSGASLRANLGLLRNNAHVAAEVAQFLYS
- a CDS encoding iron-sulfur cluster-binding protein produces the protein MTNFPGKGRVALIKTTPETIFDDIERLMKLAGFEQALPDTQRTGLKINISWQTWYPACSSTPWQIEGVIRALNHAGYEDLVGVHNDTVVVNTANAEVNNKHKLITEKYNVPCIYTYDLSVRWVEYRPKTPFLVLDKIFPEGLFIPEPMIGMNIIHLPTVKTHVFTTITGAMKNAFGGLLGRNRHYTHGLIHQTLVDLLQIQQDIHPGIFAVMDGTFSGDGPGPRAMRWHETDVLLASADQVAIDAVSAKLQGFDPLSLPFIRIAHEKGMGVGDPRQIEIVGEPEIAATSWGFIQEDTFASRGQKMIYHGWLHSFEKPLLRSPLVPWAYFASNFYHNVYWYPFVGRRRVQAALQTKWGKLFQSYGDGSVVMPGMEPKTVIQAGVAIGVATSILAGLLVNFLRGKKRR
- a CDS encoding ribokinase gives rise to the protein MLDDHTTSSEMPILVIGAAGWDMVGKIKSKLIPHTSNPAQIRHSFGGTARNVAENLLRLGTPVTLMTVVGEDDTGDRLIREMIDVGANVEAVLRSSDFPTGSYLAVVNEAGKLEYGLDDMRLLAELSPSYIHNQEHLFEQASMVFIDTNLSKESTRTIMSISRRLKLPVCADPTSQHLAGKLIPYLSRMYMVVPNFREAAFLCDRKSEPTTRREAINAAKCLVSNGVEIAIVTMDGAGVCYATSETSGYVPPVNTDIIDTTGAGDALTAAVLFGLLNEMPIDDAVRLGVAAESLTMAYRGAVFPDLSLERLYDQLH